The following proteins are co-located in the Komagataeibacter sp. FNDCF1 genome:
- the rfbB gene encoding dTDP-glucose 4,6-dehydratase yields the protein MRILITGGCGFIGSAVVRHLISQTTHEVLNVDALTYAASEQATQAAAESGRYRLEVANIIDAGAMDRVFAEFQPDAVMHLAAESHVDRSIDGPGTFVSTNIVGTYTLLEAARRWWSGLDTARQKAFRFHHISTDEVFGALQPGDPPFTEQTPYDPRSPYSASKASSDHLVRAWYHTYGLPTFVTNTTNNYGPWHFPEKLIPLVTINAIEGQELPVYGAGQNVRDWLFVEDHAEALVRAVERGQPGETYAIGARQPRTNMEVVQAICSILDELRPDPAGPHARLIRHVTDRPGHDFRYEIDPSHAERALDWHAKHDFEHGIRRTVQWYLDNREWWEAIRAARYGGQRLGQAGKTMGTAA from the coding sequence ATGCGTATACTGATAACGGGCGGGTGTGGATTCATCGGCTCGGCGGTCGTGCGGCATCTGATCAGCCAGACCACGCATGAAGTCCTGAACGTGGATGCCCTGACCTATGCGGCCAGCGAGCAGGCCACGCAGGCCGCGGCAGAGAGTGGCCGCTACCGGCTGGAAGTCGCCAACATCATCGATGCCGGTGCCATGGACCGGGTCTTTGCCGAATTCCAGCCCGATGCCGTCATGCATCTGGCTGCGGAAAGTCATGTTGACCGGTCGATTGATGGCCCTGGTACTTTTGTCAGTACAAACATCGTCGGTACCTATACATTGCTCGAAGCTGCGCGGCGCTGGTGGTCCGGACTGGATACAGCGCGGCAGAAGGCCTTCCGTTTCCATCACATTTCCACCGATGAAGTATTTGGCGCACTGCAGCCGGGTGATCCGCCCTTTACCGAACAGACACCCTATGACCCGCGCAGTCCCTATTCGGCCAGCAAGGCATCATCCGATCATCTGGTGCGGGCATGGTACCATACCTATGGACTGCCCACCTTCGTCACCAATACCACAAACAATTATGGTCCGTGGCACTTCCCGGAAAAGCTGATCCCTCTTGTCACCATCAACGCGATTGAAGGGCAGGAACTGCCCGTCTATGGCGCGGGGCAAAATGTGCGCGACTGGCTGTTCGTGGAAGATCACGCCGAAGCGCTGGTGCGCGCGGTGGAGCGCGGCCAGCCGGGCGAGACCTACGCCATCGGTGCACGCCAGCCCCGTACCAACATGGAAGTGGTTCAGGCGATCTGTTCCATTCTTGATGAATTGCGGCCCGACCCGGCTGGCCCGCATGCACGCCTGATCCGCCATGTGACGGACCGGCCGGGGCACGATTTCCGTTACGAAATCGATCCGTCCCATGCCGAGCGTGCGCTGGACTGGCACGCGAAGCATGATTTCGAACATGGCATCCGTCGCACGGTGCAGTGGTATCTTGATAACCGCGAATGGTGGGAAGCCATCCGCGCCGCACGCTATGGCGGGCAGCGCCTTGGGCAGGCAGGAAAGACGATGGGAACAGCAGCATGA
- the rfbA gene encoding glucose-1-phosphate thymidylyltransferase RfbA — MSKDAHQKPTKGILLAGGSGTRLHPMTLAVSKQLLPVYDKPMIFYPLSTLMLAGIRDIMIISTPADLPQFKRLLGDGSDMGVTFTYREQPSPDGIAQAFVIADDWLDDAPCGLVLGDNLIFADHLGKQMRAAATRPVGATVFAYQVRDPERYGVVSFGEDGHAHDIVEKPQEPESNWAVTGLYFYDGNVREYARNLKPSARGELEITDLNRIYLQKGQLHVQRLGRGCAWLDAGMPDSLMEAGQFVHTIQSRQGLLVGSPHEIAFRMGFIDADQLKAYAQRMIKTELGRILMEIAQGES, encoded by the coding sequence ATGAGTAAAGACGCACACCAGAAGCCGACCAAGGGTATACTGCTTGCGGGCGGGTCGGGAACCCGCCTGCACCCGATGACACTGGCGGTCAGCAAGCAGCTGCTGCCGGTTTATGACAAGCCGATGATCTTCTATCCGCTCTCCACCCTTATGCTGGCGGGCATACGCGATATCATGATCATTTCCACCCCGGCGGACCTGCCGCAGTTCAAGCGCCTGCTGGGTGACGGGTCGGATATGGGTGTTACCTTCACCTACCGTGAACAGCCGTCACCCGATGGCATTGCCCAGGCCTTTGTCATAGCCGATGACTGGCTGGATGATGCGCCCTGCGGGCTGGTGCTGGGGGATAACCTGATTTTTGCCGACCATCTGGGCAAGCAGATGCGTGCGGCGGCCACGCGCCCGGTCGGGGCCACGGTCTTTGCCTATCAGGTGCGTGATCCCGAACGTTATGGCGTGGTCAGTTTTGGTGAAGACGGCCACGCACACGACATTGTTGAAAAACCCCAGGAGCCGGAATCGAACTGGGCCGTAACGGGCCTGTATTTCTATGATGGCAACGTGCGTGAATATGCGCGCAACCTCAAGCCATCGGCACGCGGGGAACTGGAAATTACCGACCTTAACCGGATCTACCTGCAAAAGGGCCAACTGCATGTCCAGCGCCTGGGGCGTGGCTGCGCATGGCTGGATGCCGGCATGCCTGACAGCCTGATGGAGGCAGGCCAGTTCGTGCATACGATCCAGTCCCGGCAGGGACTTCTGGTCGGTTCCCCGCACGAGATCGCCTTCCGCATGGGCTTCATAGATGCGGACCAGCTGAAGGCCTATGCCCAGCGCATGATCAAGACCGAACTGGGGCGGATCCTCATGGAAATAGCCCAGGGCGAATCCTGA
- a CDS encoding acyltransferase, translated as MPRARSIPSLTGVRGVAALWVFMTHFYGLAADMLHQPWMLNSLFLFNGFRGVDLFFVLSGFILMHVHEGQFVQLRWHVIRDFFIIRFFRVYPLNTFILLALVPLVLFAPGYVAMQRHYTDPAFAYRAHNLSVAGFVQTLLLVQTWTVLKLGEWNIVSWTLSAEVLGYILFPLLAMAAMRIASLRSAVAVCAASLVTLVAILFVCHHANNNPTGTFGAIRMFFCFTAGIVLYRVYNLAPAGTERHGAAITMGAVAFIALTLFFPVVPVCDVFGFTALIFGLAYQRGVINTFLSSAPVMWLGRISFSFYLAHYLIIGILSWAMGQWLRNLGSVGSMTATVAIFALCLLVGVVCYHLIERPSQRLGRRVMQWVEARDARAGVQRIA; from the coding sequence ATGCCAAGGGCCCGTTCCATCCCCAGCCTGACCGGTGTGCGCGGTGTTGCGGCGTTGTGGGTCTTCATGACCCACTTCTACGGTCTGGCTGCCGACATGCTTCATCAGCCATGGATGCTGAATTCACTGTTTCTGTTCAACGGTTTTCGCGGCGTTGACCTGTTTTTCGTGCTGTCGGGCTTCATCCTCATGCATGTGCATGAAGGGCAGTTCGTGCAGTTGCGCTGGCATGTCATCCGTGACTTTTTCATTATCCGTTTCTTCCGTGTCTATCCGCTCAATACCTTTATCCTGCTTGCGCTGGTTCCGCTTGTACTGTTCGCCCCCGGTTACGTTGCCATGCAGCGTCATTATACCGATCCGGCCTTTGCCTACCGCGCGCATAACCTGTCCGTTGCCGGTTTTGTCCAGACCCTGCTGCTGGTACAGACCTGGACAGTGCTGAAACTGGGGGAGTGGAACATCGTATCATGGACACTGAGTGCTGAAGTGCTGGGCTACATCCTGTTCCCGCTGCTGGCCATGGCGGCCATGCGCATTGCCAGCCTGCGCAGTGCCGTGGCGGTATGCGCGGCAAGCCTGGTCACACTGGTGGCCATCCTGTTTGTCTGCCACCATGCCAATAACAATCCGACCGGTACGTTTGGCGCCATCCGCATGTTCTTCTGCTTTACTGCGGGGATTGTACTGTACCGTGTCTATAATTTGGCCCCTGCGGGTACGGAGCGGCACGGGGCGGCGATTACAATGGGGGCGGTTGCATTCATTGCCCTTACCCTGTTCTTTCCGGTTGTTCCGGTATGTGATGTATTTGGTTTTACGGCCCTTATATTTGGTCTGGCCTATCAGCGCGGGGTGATCAATACGTTCCTGTCATCTGCGCCGGTCATGTGGCTGGGGCGGATATCGTTTTCGTTCTATCTGGCGCATTACCTGATTATCGGCATCCTGTCGTGGGCCATGGGCCAATGGCTGCGTAATCTTGGTTCTGTCGGAAGCATGACGGCAACAGTTGCAATATTCGCCCTGTGCCTGCTGGTTGGCGTGGTGTGTTACCATCTGATTGAACGGCCATCACAGCGGCTGGGCCGCCGTGTCATGCAATGGGTCGAGGCGCGTGATGCCCGCGCGGGTGTGCAACGGATTGCATGA
- a CDS encoding glucose 1-dehydrogenase, with protein sequence MGRVSGKVALVTGAALGIGKATALLLAREGARVVVADMKEQEGHAVVAEIEAAGGEALFVSLNVTVEEDWSQAMAAIEKQFGRLDIAVNNAGIAYTGTVESTSLADWRRVQAVNLDGVFLGTRHAVEAMKPHGGGSIVNLSSIEGLVGDPTLAAYNASKGGVRLFTKSAALHCARSGYKIRVNSVHPGYIWTPMVQGLTAETPDQVAARQKLIDLHPLGHLGEPDDIAYGILFLASDESRFMTGSELVIDGGYTAQ encoded by the coding sequence ATGGGACGGGTATCGGGGAAAGTGGCGCTGGTGACCGGGGCCGCGCTGGGCATTGGCAAGGCGACGGCCCTGCTGCTGGCGCGTGAAGGGGCCAGGGTTGTCGTGGCCGACATGAAGGAGCAGGAAGGTCACGCCGTCGTGGCGGAAATCGAGGCGGCGGGCGGAGAGGCCCTGTTCGTGTCCCTCAACGTGACGGTGGAGGAAGACTGGAGCCAGGCAATGGCCGCGATCGAAAAGCAGTTCGGGCGGCTGGATATCGCGGTCAACAATGCAGGCATCGCCTATACCGGCACGGTGGAATCAACCAGCCTGGCGGACTGGCGGCGGGTGCAGGCGGTCAACCTTGACGGCGTCTTCCTGGGTACCCGTCATGCCGTGGAGGCCATGAAGCCACATGGCGGGGGATCAATCGTCAATCTTTCCTCCATCGAGGGGCTGGTGGGCGATCCCACGCTGGCTGCCTATAATGCAAGCAAGGGCGGCGTGCGGCTGTTCACCAAGTCCGCTGCCCTGCACTGCGCGCGTTCGGGCTACAAGATCCGGGTCAACTCGGTCCATCCCGGCTATATCTGGACCCCCATGGTGCAGGGGCTGACAGCCGAAACACCCGACCAGGTGGCGGCGCGGCAGAAACTGATTGACCTGCACCCACTTGGTCATCTGGGCGAGCCGGATGACATTGCTTACGGCATCCTGTTCCTGGCATCCGATGAATCCCGCTTCATGACCGGAAGCGAGCTGGTGATCGACGGCGGGTATACCGCACAATAA